The uncultured Sphaerochaeta sp. genome includes the window TGAAGTGTATCCGGCAAGTCAGCTGGGATCCATTAGTGAGATGGCTGAAGCTGTTTCCATGGGCTCTATTGCGCTACACCACAATACCTATGGCGGATTGCAGCCGTTGCTCAATGACCTGGGTCTGTTTGACACCCCATATCTCTATCGGGATGTCGACCACCTGCTCAAGGCAACTGATCCTGAGACCAGTCCGGCACTCATGGAGTTGAACCAGAAGTTGATCGATACCAGAAACGTCAGGATTCTCTACTCTTTCTACTTCGGTACCCGTGAGTTGACAGCAAACTTCCCTGTCTACTCCGCAGCTGACTTGGCTGGAAAGAAGATTCGTGCCATTCCTTCCCCCATCTATCTTGCAGCAGTGGAAGGTATGGGCGCGGTAGCAGTTCCCATCGATTGGTCAGAAGTTCCCGTTGCCCTCTCCACCGGAGTCGCTGATGGACAGGAGAACCCAGTAAGTACACTGGTAACCAGCAATATCTATGAAGTACAGAAGTATGCCATGATGACCGACCATATCATGGGTAGTGAACCTGTAGTGATCAACGAGAAGGTATGGCAGTCCCTGAGTGACGAGCATAAGCAGATCTTCAGAGAAGTTGCTCGTGAAACACGTGACTGGGCATCCAACTATGTACAGGAGAATGAGGCCAAGGACGTCCAGACTCTCAAGGACAAGGGTATGACCATCATCACAGCAGCTGATGGCCTGAAAGTTGATGAGTTCCGTTCTTCCGTCAGCAAAGTCGTTGATGAACGCTTTGGTGAAGCTTGGGGCAAGTACTACGAGATGATCCACGCAATCAAGTAGTAGTGTTTTCAGTGGTGGAGGCAGGATGATCTCCTGCTTCCACACATGTCTTCTAATACAAGGAATACTCCTATGCAAAGGTTCTTGAAAAAGATGGCTGGTCTGTATGAGCTGCTCGGCATCCTCTTCTTGTTGATGCTGTTCCTCTCAGTGCTTATTCAGATTGTCATGAGAAATATATTTAATTCCGGGTCGATACAATTGGAAGAGCTTGCTCGGTTTTCCTTGGTCTCGTTGGTATTTCTGATGATACCGGTATTGACCTGGAGAGGCCAGCATATCATTGTGGATATCGTTATTTTGTACCTTCCAGAGCGTTTGAAACGTTGGTTTTCAGCTATTACCCAGCTTCTGGTCATGGTCTTCGGTCTGTATGTGCTTAATGCCATCGTGACCATCATGGAATTCAATTGGAATGTCCGGACACCTGCCCTGGCAATGCCGAATGCGGTGTTTTACATCCCCATAACACTGGGAGTGCTTGCCATGTGCATCTTCTCTCTCGCCGGTGTCATCATAACACTTCGTGGTAGGGAGGTAGTCAAATGAGTGGTTCCATGGTAGTGCTCATGTTTCTGGTCTTGTTGGCTACAGGTCTCCCTATTGCCGTTAGTATGGGAATCCCATCTGCTTTGTATCTGATTGTGGCAAATATTCCTCCCAGTCAGTTGATCCAGAGAATGGTTACCAGTCTCAATTCGTTTCCCATGCTTGCCGTTCCTCTGTTTATCCTGGCAGCAGGGTTGATGAATAGTTCGGGT containing:
- a CDS encoding TRAP transporter substrate-binding protein, whose product is MKKKIVVLVLVTLLATALFAQGQAEKSGPTSENPLVLRYAHMNPASSPNGLQATYFADKVAEKTGGAIKIEVYPASQLGSISEMAEAVSMGSIALHHNTYGGLQPLLNDLGLFDTPYLYRDVDHLLKATDPETSPALMELNQKLIDTRNVRILYSFYFGTRELTANFPVYSAADLAGKKIRAIPSPIYLAAVEGMGAVAVPIDWSEVPVALSTGVADGQENPVSTLVTSNIYEVQKYAMMTDHIMGSEPVVINEKVWQSLSDEHKQIFREVARETRDWASNYVQENEAKDVQTLKDKGMTIITAADGLKVDEFRSSVSKVVDERFGEAWGKYYEMIHAIK
- a CDS encoding TRAP transporter small permease subunit; its protein translation is MQRFLKKMAGLYELLGILFLLMLFLSVLIQIVMRNIFNSGSIQLEELARFSLVSLVFLMIPVLTWRGQHIIVDIVILYLPERLKRWFSAITQLLVMVFGLYVLNAIVTIMEFNWNVRTPALAMPNAVFYIPITLGVLAMCIFSLAGVIITLRGREVVK